In Nocardioides sp. InS609-2, a single genomic region encodes these proteins:
- the glf gene encoding UDP-galactopyranose mutase, which yields MSDSTDLPDLVVVGSGFFGLTIAERCANDLGLKVLVLERRHHLGGNAYSEADPETGIEMHVYGAHLFHTSNEKVWQYVNRFTSFTNYQHRVFGQYDGQVYSLPMNLSLINSFFGKMHTPDEARALIAEQASEFDTADAGNFEEKAISLIGRPLYEAFIKGYTAKQWQTDPTKLSADIITRLPVRYNFDNRWFNDTYEGLPVDGYTAWLTKMADHPNIEIRLETDFFDVADRFKGQVPIVYTGPVDEYFSHSQGRLSWRTVDLEAEVKEVDDFQGCAVMNYNDQDVPWTRIHEFKHFHPERTYISGKTVIVHEYSRAATDDDEPYYPINTAEDRQTLLKYRELAKREPKVLFGGRLGTYKYLDMHMAIGSALSMFENKLKPHFADGAELKSGGVDE from the coding sequence ATGTCCGATAGCACCGACCTCCCCGACCTCGTGGTCGTCGGCTCCGGATTCTTCGGACTGACCATCGCCGAGCGGTGCGCCAACGACCTCGGTCTCAAGGTGCTTGTGCTGGAGCGTCGCCACCACCTCGGCGGCAACGCCTACAGCGAAGCCGACCCCGAGACCGGCATCGAGATGCACGTCTACGGCGCGCACCTCTTCCACACCTCCAACGAGAAGGTCTGGCAGTACGTCAACCGCTTCACCAGTTTCACCAACTACCAGCACCGCGTCTTCGGCCAGTACGACGGCCAGGTCTACTCGCTGCCGATGAACCTCTCGCTCATCAACTCGTTCTTCGGCAAGATGCACACCCCCGACGAGGCGCGCGCGCTGATCGCCGAGCAGGCCAGCGAGTTCGACACCGCTGACGCGGGCAACTTCGAGGAGAAGGCGATCTCGCTGATCGGGCGCCCCCTCTACGAGGCGTTCATCAAGGGCTACACCGCGAAGCAGTGGCAGACCGACCCGACCAAGCTGAGCGCCGACATCATCACGCGCCTCCCGGTCCGCTACAACTTCGACAACCGCTGGTTCAACGACACCTACGAGGGCCTCCCGGTCGACGGCTACACCGCCTGGCTCACCAAGATGGCCGACCACCCCAACATCGAGATTCGCCTCGAGACCGACTTCTTCGACGTGGCCGACCGCTTCAAGGGACAGGTCCCGATCGTCTACACCGGCCCGGTCGACGAGTACTTCTCGCATTCCCAGGGCCGCCTGTCGTGGCGAACCGTGGACTTGGAGGCCGAGGTCAAGGAGGTCGACGACTTCCAGGGCTGCGCGGTGATGAACTACAACGACCAGGACGTGCCCTGGACCCGCATCCACGAGTTCAAGCACTTCCACCCCGAGCGCACCTACATCTCGGGCAAGACCGTGATCGTGCACGAGTACTCCCGTGCGGCCACCGACGACGACGAGCCGTACTACCCGATCAACACCGCCGAGGACCGACAGACGCTGCTCAAGTACCGCGAGCTCGCGAAGCGCGAGCCGAAGGTCCTCTTCGGCGGCCGCCTCGGCACCTACAAGTACCTCGACATGCACATGGCGATCGGCTCGGCGCTGTCGATGTTCGAGAACAAGCTCAAGCCGCACTTCGCTGACGGCGCCGAGCTCAAGAGCGGAGGGGTCGACGAATGA
- a CDS encoding glycosyltransferase family 2 protein: protein MSAVAVVIVTFNRADLLTGMLDGLAAQTHVPDCVFVIDNASTDHTREVLEARADLPLHLTHSPDNLGGAGGFHLGVKQAYDAGFDRIWLMDDDVVPAPECLAVLLAHGGPCLMAVREDLTGTLVEKAAVRFDLRNPLAIRPKTASVDSTWTSRADLPAEVPIENVAFEGFMVAREVVDAIGLPDSSFFIFYDDVDYAIRARRAGFPIVAVRDAVLVRQLDFNQQHDLSGWKGFYMYRNLFAVHFRHGENVLVRLKPYLIALGVVALSPVRGGRGEAANVLRALRSARGMRSVPR from the coding sequence ATGAGCGCGGTCGCCGTCGTCATAGTCACCTTCAACCGTGCCGACCTGCTCACCGGGATGCTCGACGGCCTGGCTGCGCAGACGCACGTACCCGATTGCGTCTTCGTGATCGACAACGCAAGCACCGACCACACCCGCGAGGTGCTCGAGGCCCGCGCCGACCTGCCGCTGCACCTCACCCACTCACCCGACAACCTCGGCGGGGCCGGTGGATTCCACCTCGGTGTGAAGCAGGCCTACGACGCGGGCTTCGACCGCATCTGGCTGATGGACGACGACGTGGTGCCCGCACCCGAGTGCCTGGCGGTCCTGCTGGCGCACGGCGGCCCGTGCCTGATGGCGGTGCGCGAGGACCTGACCGGCACGCTGGTCGAGAAGGCGGCGGTCCGCTTCGACCTGCGCAACCCGCTCGCGATCCGCCCCAAGACGGCCAGTGTGGACTCGACCTGGACCAGCCGGGCCGACCTGCCGGCAGAGGTGCCCATCGAGAACGTCGCCTTCGAGGGGTTCATGGTCGCCCGCGAAGTGGTCGACGCGATCGGGCTGCCCGACTCGTCGTTCTTCATCTTCTACGACGACGTCGACTACGCCATCCGGGCCCGCCGCGCGGGGTTCCCGATCGTGGCCGTGCGCGACGCCGTACTCGTGCGCCAGCTCGACTTCAACCAGCAGCACGACCTCTCGGGCTGGAAGGGGTTCTATATGTACCGCAACCTCTTCGCCGTCCACTTCCGCCACGGCGAGAATGTGCTGGTCCGGCTCAAGCCCTACCTCATCGCGCTCGGTGTGGTGGCTCTCAGCCCGGTGCGTGGGGGACGCGGCGAGGCCGCCAACGTCCTGCGGGCGCTGAGGTCCGCACGCGGGATGCGATCAGTGCCGCGATGA
- a CDS encoding glycosyltransferase family 2 protein, whose protein sequence is MTQGPTQARDRRIIAVVVTFNRLELVQRLLARLREVDGLAQILVLDNASTDGTGEWLATQMMSGATPGLLARSLPTNRGGAGGFHDGLAWAIDLDAELIWLMDDDGVPAADCLSLLLEHADGLDFWGPAVLAEQDTARLCFPIRLPGGSKVVHDMGAVEKAAEDGLIRDVVIPFNGVLVTTELVDRIGLPREEFFIWGDDVEYLWRAREAGARCATVVDAHFLHPATDDLGTPMMFGRTTYNHSPSDLKHYCMARNNLVNLRDYRGGLHATAFVVKTFWFYTFSRPSLGRLRLSLSAMRAGLRSDFTGHERFLA, encoded by the coding sequence GTGACGCAGGGACCGACGCAAGCGCGTGATCGACGCATCATCGCGGTCGTCGTCACGTTCAACCGGCTCGAGCTCGTGCAACGGCTGCTGGCCAGGCTGCGCGAGGTCGACGGACTCGCCCAGATCCTGGTGCTCGACAACGCCTCCACCGACGGCACGGGGGAGTGGCTGGCCACGCAGATGATGTCCGGCGCCACACCGGGGCTGCTGGCGCGGTCGTTGCCCACCAACCGTGGTGGCGCGGGCGGATTCCACGACGGCCTGGCGTGGGCGATCGACCTCGACGCCGAGCTGATCTGGCTGATGGACGACGACGGCGTGCCTGCCGCCGACTGCCTCTCCCTGCTTCTGGAGCACGCCGACGGCCTCGACTTCTGGGGTCCGGCGGTGCTGGCCGAGCAGGACACGGCGCGCCTGTGCTTCCCGATCCGGCTGCCCGGTGGCAGCAAGGTGGTGCACGACATGGGCGCCGTCGAGAAGGCTGCCGAGGACGGACTGATCCGCGACGTCGTCATCCCGTTCAACGGCGTCCTCGTCACCACCGAGCTCGTCGACCGCATCGGCCTGCCGCGCGAGGAGTTCTTCATCTGGGGTGACGACGTGGAGTACCTGTGGCGCGCCCGCGAGGCCGGCGCCCGCTGCGCCACCGTCGTCGACGCACACTTCCTGCACCCGGCCACCGACGACCTCGGCACGCCGATGATGTTCGGCCGGACGACGTACAACCACAGCCCAAGCGACCTCAAGCACTACTGCATGGCGCGCAACAACCTGGTCAACCTGCGCGACTACCGCGGCGGCCTGCACGCGACGGCGTTCGTCGTGAAGACGTTCTGGTTCTACACGTTCAGCCGACCGAGCCTGGGCCGGCTCCGCCTCAGCCTGAGTGCGATGCGCGCCGGCCTGCGCAGCGACTTCACCGGCCACGAGAGGTTCCTCGCATGA
- a CDS encoding formylglycine-generating enzyme family protein, producing MTGDRPACCAPARDGAPPPARTTPSRGGTLRGVLDVPAGRFAMGDAFDEGYAGDGEQPVHDVELPAYRIGETAVTNAQFATFAKATGHLTDAEEFGVSAVFHLAFAGDPADVVGTAAGTPWWLAVRGADWRHPEGPGSDVSKRPQHPVVHVSHRDAEAYAAWVGGRLPTEAEWERAARGGLAGARFPWGDELTPDGRFRCNIWQGTFPTTNTGDDGFVTTAPVKTYAPNGLGLWQTSGNVWEWCADWFDPHWYAASPVLAPTGPGEGTHRVMRGGSYLCHDSYCHRYRVAARSANTPESAASNVGFRVAG from the coding sequence ATGACCGGCGACCGGCCGGCGTGCTGCGCGCCCGCCCGTGACGGGGCGCCGCCGCCTGCCCGGACGACGCCCTCTCGGGGCGGCACTCTTCGCGGTGTCCTCGACGTCCCGGCCGGCCGGTTCGCCATGGGCGACGCGTTCGACGAGGGCTACGCCGGCGACGGCGAACAGCCGGTCCACGACGTCGAGCTGCCGGCGTACCGCATCGGCGAGACGGCGGTCACCAACGCCCAGTTCGCCACGTTCGCCAAGGCCACCGGCCACCTCACCGACGCCGAGGAGTTCGGTGTCTCGGCCGTCTTCCACCTCGCGTTCGCGGGCGACCCGGCCGACGTCGTGGGAACGGCTGCCGGCACGCCCTGGTGGCTGGCCGTCCGCGGTGCCGACTGGCGGCACCCCGAGGGCCCCGGCTCCGACGTGTCGAAGCGGCCCCAGCACCCCGTCGTGCACGTCTCGCATCGCGATGCCGAGGCGTACGCCGCCTGGGTCGGCGGTCGGCTGCCGACCGAGGCCGAGTGGGAGCGCGCCGCCCGCGGAGGCCTCGCGGGGGCGCGGTTCCCGTGGGGTGACGAGCTCACGCCGGATGGCCGCTTCCGCTGCAACATCTGGCAGGGCACCTTCCCGACCACCAACACCGGCGACGACGGCTTCGTCACGACCGCGCCGGTCAAGACCTATGCCCCCAACGGCCTCGGCCTCTGGCAGACCTCGGGCAACGTCTGGGAGTGGTGCGCCGACTGGTTCGACCCGCACTGGTACGCCGCGTCGCCGGTGCTCGCCCCTACGGGGCCGGGGGAGGGCACCCACCGCGTGATGCGTGGCGGCTCCTACCTCTGTCACGACTCCTACTGCCATCGCTACCGCGTGGCCGCGCGCTCGGCAAACACCCCGGAGTCGGCGGCAAGCAACGTCGGCTTCCGCGTCGCGGGGTGA
- a CDS encoding LCP family protein, with protein sequence MPSASTQTLGDDNRVVDRAARVRFRRAVSLMLMTLVLPGSAQLVAGNRRVGRIALRIWFALVLLGLVALVTSITSRDFAFWAVSNTLLLGVLRLALMALAIGWAALFVDAWRIGQPLSLRQNHRLAVVGVNGVLCFSVAGTLLMGAHMVGVQRDFMITMFGDGEVVGAHDGRFNVLLLGGDSGAGRWGLRPDSMTIASVDAETGKSVLISLPRNMQNFPFSPGSVMAKEFPKGFDCDGCYLNGVSTWAGDHTDLFKGSKQPGVDATIMAIEGITDLKINYWAMVNLEGFKDLVDAVGGVELTVRDRIPVGGLGSDVTGYIEPGTRTLDGHDTLWFARSREGSDDYSRMARQKCVMGAMLEQISPEVAVRNFQKIAKASTQMISTNVPQSEVDNFMGLALRAKSQKIATLSLVPPMINTAEPDIALVQQKITEAIDKSEGKQVALAAAEPAPSAASGKKKAKPTTPSLTGGSIGSLRDGYAANDAEDLGSAC encoded by the coding sequence ATGCCTTCCGCATCAACCCAGACCCTCGGCGACGACAACCGGGTCGTCGATCGTGCTGCGCGCGTGCGGTTCCGGCGCGCCGTGTCTTTGATGCTGATGACGCTCGTCTTGCCGGGTTCGGCCCAGCTGGTGGCGGGCAACCGTCGGGTGGGGCGCATCGCGCTGCGCATCTGGTTCGCCCTCGTGCTGCTCGGTCTGGTCGCGCTTGTCACGAGCATCACGTCGAGGGACTTCGCCTTCTGGGCGGTCTCCAACACCTTGTTGCTCGGGGTGCTTCGCCTTGCCCTGATGGCGCTGGCCATCGGCTGGGCGGCCCTCTTCGTCGACGCCTGGCGGATCGGTCAGCCACTGAGCCTGCGGCAGAACCACCGGCTCGCCGTGGTCGGCGTCAACGGCGTGCTCTGCTTCTCCGTCGCCGGCACCCTGCTCATGGGCGCCCACATGGTCGGCGTACAACGCGACTTCATGATCACGATGTTCGGCGACGGCGAGGTGGTCGGCGCCCACGACGGACGCTTCAACGTGCTGCTCCTCGGCGGCGACTCCGGAGCCGGCCGGTGGGGCCTGCGCCCCGACTCGATGACGATCGCCAGCGTCGACGCCGAGACCGGCAAGTCGGTCCTGATCAGCCTGCCGCGCAACATGCAGAACTTCCCGTTCAGCCCGGGCTCGGTGATGGCCAAGGAGTTCCCCAAGGGGTTCGACTGTGACGGCTGCTACCTCAACGGCGTGAGCACCTGGGCCGGCGACCACACCGACCTGTTCAAGGGTTCCAAGCAGCCCGGCGTCGACGCCACCATCATGGCCATCGAGGGCATCACGGACCTGAAGATCAACTACTGGGCGATGGTGAACCTCGAGGGCTTCAAGGACCTCGTCGACGCCGTCGGCGGCGTCGAGCTGACGGTGCGCGACCGGATCCCGGTCGGCGGGCTCGGCAGTGACGTGACCGGCTACATCGAACCCGGCACCCGCACGCTTGACGGCCACGACACCCTGTGGTTCGCGCGGTCCCGCGAAGGGTCCGACGACTACTCCCGGATGGCACGGCAGAAGTGCGTGATGGGCGCGATGCTCGAGCAGATCAGCCCGGAGGTCGCCGTACGCAACTTCCAGAAGATCGCCAAGGCCAGCACCCAGATGATCTCGACCAACGTGCCGCAGAGCGAGGTCGACAACTTCATGGGCCTGGCGCTGCGCGCGAAGTCGCAGAAGATCGCGACGCTCTCGCTGGTGCCGCCGATGATCAACACCGCCGAACCCGACATCGCGCTGGTCCAGCAGAAGATCACCGAGGCCATCGACAAGTCCGAGGGCAAGCAGGTCGCTCTCGCTGCCGCCGAGCCCGCGCCGAGCGCTGCCTCCGGAAAGAAGAAGGCGAAGCCGACGACCCCGTCGCTCACCGGTGGCTCGATCGGCTCCCTGCGGGACGGGTACGCCGCCAACGACGCCGAGGACCTTGGCTCCGCCTGCTGA
- a CDS encoding ABC transporter ATP-binding protein, translating to MMGSTSATQSIVVEHVTKEFRLQYHRTLKQMAVAKTRGQKISDTFLAVDDVSFTVAQGESIGLMGLNGSGKSTLLRMVNGSMVPDGGTVRTRGRISGLIATGAGFHSQLTGRENIYLNAAILGMTEKETSAKFDEIVEFADVGRFLDTPVGVYSSGMYSRLGFSVAVHVDCDVFIADEVLAVGDKPFKKKCIAKMEEVRQSGVTLFYVSHAAGSVKKVCDRVLVLEKGRLAFDGDVQEGIDFLEYDGDDENEDEELGADI from the coding sequence ATGATGGGCTCCACCTCTGCCACGCAGTCCATCGTGGTCGAACACGTGACCAAGGAGTTCCGCCTCCAGTACCACCGCACCCTCAAGCAGATGGCGGTGGCCAAGACCCGCGGCCAGAAGATCAGCGACACGTTCCTCGCCGTCGATGACGTGTCCTTCACCGTCGCGCAGGGGGAGTCCATCGGGCTGATGGGCCTCAACGGCTCGGGCAAGTCCACGCTGCTGCGCATGGTCAACGGCAGCATGGTCCCCGACGGCGGCACCGTGCGCACGCGCGGCCGCATCTCCGGCCTGATCGCCACCGGCGCCGGATTCCACAGCCAGCTCACCGGCCGCGAGAACATCTATCTCAATGCCGCGATCCTGGGCATGACGGAGAAGGAGACCAGCGCGAAGTTCGACGAGATCGTCGAGTTCGCCGACGTCGGCCGCTTCCTCGACACCCCGGTCGGCGTCTACTCCTCGGGCATGTACTCCCGCCTCGGCTTCTCCGTCGCCGTGCACGTCGACTGCGACGTGTTCATCGCCGACGAGGTGCTGGCGGTCGGTGACAAGCCCTTCAAGAAGAAGTGCATCGCGAAGATGGAGGAGGTGCGCCAGAGCGGCGTCACCCTCTTCTACGTCAGCCACGCCGCCGGCTCGGTCAAGAAGGTGTGCGACCGCGTGCTGGTGCTCGAGAAGGGCCGGCTCGCCTTCGACGGCGACGTCCAGGAGGGCATCGATTTCCTCGAGTACGACGGCGACGACGAGAACGAGGACGAGGAGCTCGGCGCCGACATCTGA
- a CDS encoding glycosyltransferase, with translation MTTAQTTRRLLQRQILPIDKDTDVFALYVDPEEARLDADRYEIGGDRAAKDLNNAAIRQTTSTGASIHPDQIESRTSLRIPQGRKLSFGTYFNAFPASYWRRWTIVDEVRLTVELTGAGAGLTVYKSMANGRSQRVDSATVGREGQATFTFDLTLTPFVDGGWYWYDVVSGEEDAVVVSAEWSAEVPADRAEHGSVDIAITTMNRPDFCAKLISQLADDETLRPYLDQVLVMEQGTKLVTDSEFFPAAEKSLGDQLRVIVQGNLGGSGGYARGQLESVRKGTATYAMMMDDDVVCEPEGVVRAVTFGDLATRPTIVGGHMFSLYSRARLHSFGEIVQPWRFWWMTPLDGFSDWDLAARNLRSSRWLHKRVDVDFNGWFMCLIPRVTLEQIGLSLPLFIKWDDSEFGLRAKAAGFPTVTFPGAAVWHVPWTDKNDALDWQAYFHHRNRFVAALLHSPYPRGGRMLRESINHQIAHLVSMQYSTAELRHQAMEDVLAGPGHLHEMLPGKLAEVNAFRKQFTDAQLRPDRESFPDVRRKKPPRKGRDIVEIPGRWAQLVTAGLAPIRHLKPARDLAKEHPEVEIRAMDAKWYRLASYDSAVVSMNDGTSAAFYKRDSAHFRELVKKTIEIHERFRREWPRLAEEYRAALGDITSPEAWDKTFEPWTRDQEERDD, from the coding sequence ATGACCACAGCACAGACCACCAGGCGGCTTCTCCAGCGGCAGATCCTGCCGATCGACAAGGACACCGACGTCTTCGCCCTGTACGTCGACCCCGAGGAGGCCCGCCTCGACGCCGATCGCTACGAGATCGGCGGCGACCGCGCGGCCAAGGACCTCAACAACGCGGCGATCCGGCAGACCACCTCGACCGGCGCGAGCATCCACCCCGACCAGATCGAGTCGCGTACGTCGCTGCGCATCCCGCAGGGTCGCAAGCTGTCGTTCGGCACCTACTTCAACGCGTTCCCGGCGTCGTACTGGCGCCGCTGGACCATCGTCGACGAGGTCCGGCTCACCGTCGAGCTCACCGGCGCCGGCGCCGGCCTGACGGTCTACAAGTCGATGGCCAACGGCCGTTCGCAGCGCGTCGACTCCGCAACCGTCGGTCGCGAGGGCCAGGCCACGTTCACCTTCGACCTCACCCTGACGCCGTTCGTCGACGGCGGCTGGTACTGGTACGACGTCGTCTCCGGTGAGGAGGACGCAGTCGTCGTCTCGGCCGAGTGGTCCGCCGAGGTCCCCGCCGACCGGGCGGAGCACGGCAGCGTCGACATCGCCATCACGACGATGAACCGCCCCGACTTCTGCGCCAAGCTGATCAGCCAGCTGGCCGACGACGAGACGCTGCGGCCCTACCTCGACCAGGTGCTGGTCATGGAGCAGGGCACCAAGCTCGTCACCGACTCCGAGTTCTTCCCGGCTGCCGAGAAGTCGCTGGGCGACCAGCTGCGGGTCATCGTGCAGGGCAACCTCGGTGGCTCCGGCGGCTACGCCCGCGGGCAGCTCGAGAGCGTCCGCAAGGGCACCGCGACCTACGCAATGATGATGGACGACGACGTCGTCTGCGAGCCCGAGGGTGTCGTCCGCGCTGTCACGTTCGGTGACCTCGCCACGCGCCCGACCATCGTCGGCGGCCACATGTTCAGCCTCTACTCCCGGGCCCGCCTGCACTCGTTCGGCGAGATCGTCCAGCCGTGGCGCTTCTGGTGGATGACGCCGCTCGACGGCTTCAGCGACTGGGACCTCGCCGCCCGCAACCTGCGCTCCTCGCGCTGGCTGCACAAACGGGTCGACGTCGACTTCAACGGCTGGTTCATGTGCCTGATCCCGCGCGTCACCCTCGAGCAGATCGGCCTCTCCCTGCCGCTCTTCATCAAGTGGGACGACTCCGAGTTCGGCCTGCGCGCCAAGGCGGCGGGGTTCCCGACCGTCACGTTCCCCGGCGCGGCCGTGTGGCACGTGCCGTGGACCGACAAGAACGACGCGCTCGACTGGCAGGCCTACTTCCACCACCGCAACCGCTTCGTCGCGGCGCTGCTGCACTCGCCGTACCCCAGGGGCGGACGGATGCTGCGCGAGAGCATCAACCACCAGATCGCGCACCTGGTCTCCATGCAGTACTCCACCGCTGAGCTGCGTCACCAGGCCATGGAGGACGTGCTGGCCGGCCCCGGCCACCTGCACGAGATGCTGCCCGGCAAGCTGGCCGAGGTGAACGCGTTCCGCAAGCAGTTCACCGACGCGCAGCTGCGCCCCGACCGCGAGTCCTTCCCGGACGTACGCCGCAAGAAGCCGCCGCGCAAGGGCCGCGACATCGTCGAGATCCCGGGTCGGTGGGCACAGCTGGTCACCGCCGGGCTCGCGCCGATCCGTCACCTCAAGCCGGCGCGTGACCTGGCCAAGGAGCACCCCGAGGTCGAGATCCGGGCGATGGACGCGAAGTGGTACCGCCTCGCGTCGTACGACTCGGCCGTGGTCTCGATGAACGACGGCACTTCGGCGGCGTTCTACAAGCGCGACTCAGCCCACTTCCGCGAGCTCGTCAAGAAGACCATCGAGATCCACGAGCGGTTCCGCCGCGAGTGGCCCCGCCTGGCCGAGGAGTACCGAGCCGCGCTGGGCGACATCACCTCGCCCGAGGCCTGGGACAAGACGTTCGAGCCCTGGACGCGTGATCAAGAGGAACGCGATGACTGA
- a CDS encoding GNAT family N-acetyltransferase encodes MTDWRHHRTERLWLDVAAEADVDDLHAIHGDPGTWRHFPQGRHTTREQSAQMVGKGEAQWDAHGLGNWSVRERVDGPVIGRGGCAVPDHGLWWNLYYRFAPSAQGQGYAAEMARTAIEAAHDVAPERPVVAYLLEHNHASAAVAGKVGLELVWRGPDAGNDDPDAVRLVFADREIEAALLRSAFAG; translated from the coding sequence GTGACCGACTGGCGTCACCACCGCACCGAACGGCTCTGGCTCGACGTGGCCGCCGAGGCCGATGTCGACGACCTGCACGCGATCCACGGCGACCCCGGCACCTGGCGGCACTTTCCGCAGGGCCGGCACACCACGCGGGAGCAGTCGGCGCAGATGGTCGGCAAGGGCGAAGCCCAGTGGGACGCGCACGGGCTGGGCAACTGGTCGGTGCGCGAACGTGTCGACGGCCCGGTCATCGGCCGCGGCGGATGTGCGGTGCCCGACCACGGCCTGTGGTGGAACCTCTACTACCGGTTCGCGCCCAGCGCCCAGGGGCAGGGGTACGCCGCCGAGATGGCGCGCACCGCGATCGAGGCGGCGCACGACGTGGCACCCGAGCGGCCGGTCGTCGCCTACCTGCTCGAGCACAACCACGCCTCGGCGGCCGTCGCAGGCAAGGTCGGGCTCGAGCTGGTCTGGCGCGGGCCCGATGCCGGCAACGACGACCCCGACGCCGTACGCCTCGTCTTTGCCGACCGCGAGATAGAGGCTGCCCTGCTGCGGAGCGCGTTCGCCGGCTGA
- a CDS encoding ABC transporter permease, protein MTDTVKGPGPDYDNVGVRHDLEHMPLIDPAASAGLLEVFRRRYLLRLLVSREIKARYLGSRFGLLWSYINPLVRFLTFFFVFGMIAGRGAGMQNFAIHLFSGMVIINFFTESYSSGMRSIIANKSLVQKMSIPKELFPVASMLVSLYHTGPQLVILVGACFIAGWHPDMLGFAAAVMGFLIILILATAMALLFSALNVMFRDFGRLVQNITQVVPFSVPMMYPYELVVDRFPNELAHSIYMANPAVEAVLLMQRGFWVTTTDPELDLLSRSFPSDLISRGFVVLGFCLAFLVFAQWTFNKLERRLPEMIG, encoded by the coding sequence ATGACTGACACCGTCAAGGGGCCGGGCCCCGACTACGACAACGTCGGCGTCCGTCACGACCTCGAGCACATGCCGCTGATCGACCCGGCGGCGTCGGCGGGCCTTCTGGAGGTGTTCCGGCGGCGCTACCTGCTGCGCCTGCTCGTGTCGCGGGAGATCAAGGCGCGCTACCTGGGCTCCCGGTTCGGACTGTTGTGGTCCTACATCAACCCGCTGGTGCGGTTCCTGACGTTCTTCTTCGTGTTCGGGATGATCGCCGGGCGCGGTGCCGGCATGCAGAACTTCGCCATCCATCTCTTCTCGGGGATGGTGATCATCAACTTCTTCACCGAGAGCTACTCCTCGGGCATGCGCTCGATCATCGCCAACAAGAGCCTCGTGCAGAAGATGTCGATCCCCAAGGAGCTCTTCCCGGTCGCCTCGATGTTGGTTTCGCTCTACCACACGGGACCGCAGCTGGTGATCCTGGTCGGCGCCTGCTTCATCGCCGGTTGGCACCCCGACATGCTCGGCTTCGCCGCGGCCGTCATGGGATTCCTGATCATCCTGATCCTCGCCACGGCCATGGCGCTGCTGTTCTCCGCGCTCAACGTGATGTTCCGCGACTTCGGACGCCTGGTCCAGAACATCACCCAGGTCGTGCCGTTCAGCGTCCCGATGATGTACCCCTACGAGCTGGTCGTCGACCGCTTCCCCAACGAGCTCGCCCACTCGATCTACATGGCCAACCCCGCCGTCGAGGCGGTGCTCCTGATGCAGCGCGGCTTCTGGGTCACCACCACCGATCCTGAGCTGGACCTTCTGTCGCGGTCTTTTCCGAGCGACCTCATCTCGCGTGGCTTCGTGGTGCTCGGCTTCTGTCTCGCCTTCCTGGTCTTTGCCCAGTGGACCTTCAACAAGCTCGAGCGTCGGCTTCCCGAGATGATCGGCTGA